The Desulfovibrio sp. Huiquan2017 genome includes a region encoding these proteins:
- a CDS encoding universal stress protein, which produces MQKELLLAIGDDRAASYNLRFLKDVFDSFCDLKLTLFYAAPRSALWDKQDAGLPPGDDAVSEFLAHKKGKGRKALEDAKRWITDIAGCDGRNVRTKIVHSRLGTARELICEAREGLYDALILGRKGFSWFEEIFENSVCHELLWQDLDFPIWVCKRPSQVSRRNVLLCLDGSDPSLRMADHAGYMLAEEPRHSFVLFHVAQKGYAEARSEHIFGQALTLLADHGVSEDRIEIKMVTGGNAYKAILKEARAGHYAAVAVGRRGEGAQTRKETLFPSTVCVNLLRQLQETALWISK; this is translated from the coding sequence GTGCAGAAAGAACTGCTTCTCGCCATCGGCGACGACCGCGCCGCCTCCTACAATCTCCGCTTTCTCAAGGATGTCTTCGACTCGTTCTGCGACCTTAAGCTGACCTTGTTCTACGCCGCCCCCCGTTCCGCCCTGTGGGACAAGCAGGACGCAGGACTGCCGCCCGGGGACGACGCAGTGAGCGAGTTTCTGGCCCACAAGAAGGGCAAGGGCAGGAAGGCCCTGGAGGACGCCAAGCGCTGGATCACCGACATCGCCGGGTGCGACGGCCGCAACGTTCGCACCAAGATCGTCCACTCCCGCCTGGGCACCGCGCGCGAACTTATCTGCGAGGCGCGCGAAGGCCTCTACGACGCCCTCATTCTCGGCCGCAAGGGCTTCTCCTGGTTCGAGGAGATTTTCGAAAATTCCGTGTGCCATGAGCTTCTCTGGCAGGATCTCGATTTTCCCATCTGGGTCTGCAAGCGCCCTTCCCAGGTCTCGCGTCGGAATGTGCTCCTCTGTCTCGACGGCTCGGACCCGTCCCTGCGCATGGCCGACCATGCGGGCTACATGCTCGCCGAGGAACCGCGCCATTCCTTCGTCCTCTTTCACGTGGCCCAGAAGGGCTACGCGGAAGCGCGGTCCGAGCACATCTTCGGCCAGGCCCTGACCCTCCTCGCCGACCACGGCGTGTCCGAGGACCGCATCGAAATCAAGATGGTCACGGGCGGCAACGCCTACAAAGCCATTCTCAAGGAGGCCCGGGCCGGACATTACGCCGCCGTGGCCGTGGGCCGACGCGGCGAGGGCGCGCAGACCCGCAAGGAAACCCTCTTTCCCAGCACTGTTTGCGTCAATCTCCTGCGCCAGTTGCAGGAAACCGCCCTGTGGATCAGTAAATAA
- a CDS encoding portal protein: MDRTELARSLLTRFAGLEEARRPWVASWQELTEYMLPRKNSFAGSGGRALGRGRVGDERIFDSTPLHALELLASSLGGLLTNPSLPWFDISVRDRSKADGDEVRAFMQEARERMVSVFNSEDTGFQAHVHELYLDVALLGTAIMYVEADPGTVVRFSARPLGEVFVAESARGQVDTVYRKYEVTARQAIQEWGAGCSDETRRKGEEKPEEPVEILHAVFPRMDRNPGGFGSAHFPFASVYLEVGNNHVLEESGYLEMPYMVPRWAKAAGEIYGRGPGQTALSDTRVLNAMARTALMAAEKMSDPPLMVPDDGFLGPVRSGPGGLSYYRAGTTDRIEALPVNVDLRAAEDMMNGRRESIRRIFLSDQLTPEGPAVTATEAVIRQAEKMRVLGPVLGRLQTEFLGPLIKRVFRIMLRGGALPPFPEGISPDDVEVRYTSPVTRAQKQYEAQGLAQVMEYLSPLVGGQDAFGIMDNFDTDRVARHVAELFNTPADYLKSEERVAEGRARKRQAESSQRTASTVADAAAIAKTLSEAYTDRPSALTELWSMLTGTVAAQAAASSGDASGAGGPAASGEVPHA, translated from the coding sequence ATGGACAGAACCGAACTGGCCCGCTCCCTGCTGACGCGTTTCGCCGGCCTGGAAGAGGCCCGCCGCCCGTGGGTGGCTTCATGGCAGGAGCTGACGGAATACATGTTGCCCCGCAAGAACAGCTTTGCCGGGTCCGGGGGCCGCGCGCTCGGGCGCGGCCGGGTCGGGGACGAGCGCATCTTCGACTCCACGCCGCTGCATGCGTTGGAATTGCTGGCCTCCTCGCTGGGCGGGCTGCTGACCAATCCCTCGTTGCCGTGGTTCGACATCTCGGTGAGGGACCGGAGCAAGGCCGACGGGGACGAGGTCCGCGCCTTCATGCAGGAGGCCCGCGAACGCATGGTCTCGGTCTTCAACAGCGAGGACACCGGGTTTCAGGCACACGTGCACGAGTTGTATCTGGACGTGGCCCTGTTGGGCACGGCGATCATGTACGTGGAGGCGGACCCGGGAACCGTGGTCCGTTTTTCGGCCCGGCCGCTGGGCGAGGTGTTCGTGGCCGAGTCCGCGCGCGGCCAAGTGGACACGGTGTACCGCAAATACGAGGTCACGGCCCGCCAGGCCATCCAGGAGTGGGGCGCGGGCTGCTCGGACGAGACCCGGCGCAAGGGCGAGGAGAAGCCCGAGGAACCGGTGGAAATCCTGCACGCGGTCTTTCCGCGCATGGACCGGAATCCGGGGGGCTTCGGCTCGGCCCACTTTCCGTTTGCCAGCGTGTACCTGGAAGTCGGGAACAACCATGTGCTGGAGGAGAGCGGCTACCTGGAGATGCCGTACATGGTCCCGCGCTGGGCCAAGGCCGCGGGCGAGATCTACGGCCGGGGGCCGGGACAGACCGCGCTGTCCGATACCCGGGTGCTCAACGCCATGGCCCGGACCGCGCTCATGGCCGCCGAGAAGATGTCCGACCCGCCGCTGATGGTCCCGGACGACGGCTTTCTCGGGCCGGTTCGTTCCGGGCCGGGCGGGCTGTCCTATTACCGGGCCGGGACCACGGACCGCATCGAGGCGTTGCCCGTGAACGTGGACCTGCGCGCGGCCGAGGATATGATGAACGGTCGCCGGGAGTCCATCCGGCGGATATTCCTGTCCGATCAACTGACCCCGGAAGGCCCTGCGGTCACGGCCACCGAGGCGGTTATCCGCCAGGCCGAAAAGATGCGCGTGCTCGGCCCTGTGCTGGGCCGGTTGCAAACCGAGTTCCTTGGACCGCTTATCAAGCGGGTCTTCCGCATCATGCTGCGAGGCGGGGCGCTGCCGCCGTTTCCGGAGGGGATTTCCCCGGACGACGTGGAGGTGCGCTACACCTCGCCCGTGACCCGCGCCCAGAAACAGTACGAGGCCCAGGGCCTGGCCCAGGTCATGGAATACCTGTCTCCCCTGGTGGGCGGCCAGGACGCCTTCGGGATCATGGACAATTTCGACACCGACCGGGTGGCCCGGCATGTGGCCGAACTGTTCAACACCCCGGCCGACTACCTCAAGTCCGAGGAACGCGTGGCCGAGGGGCGGGCGCGAAAGCGGCAGGCCGAGAGTTCGCAGCGGACCGCGTCCACCGTGGCCGATGCGGCGGCCATCGCCAAGACCCTGTCTGAGGCCTACACGGACCGTCCCAGCGCCCTGACCGAACTGTGGTCCATGCTGACCGGGACCGTGGCGGCCCAGGCCGCCGCCTCATCCGGCGACGCTTCCGGCGCGGGCGGGCCGGCCGCGAGCGGGGAGGTCCCCCATGCCTGA
- a CDS encoding DUF4390 domain-containing protein: MRIPYSKRAGTCPAILIPTALLAVFLCAGAALAQSLSLMAPTLANKHGRLTALFGIAVEEKPILKGELEDGVVLVLKCEVSLLEPRDYWLDRKITEVHFRSRLSFDSLTKEFVMTLPGRENPLRDKDLGKILDQGWGTIEATIGSWTLLDKGKKYSLRLHTSMNEEDAPEGVMRFLYFWSWDPGADNSFQLDFTF, encoded by the coding sequence ATGCGCATCCCTTACAGCAAGCGGGCCGGAACGTGTCCGGCCATCCTCATCCCGACGGCGCTCCTGGCCGTGTTTCTCTGCGCGGGCGCGGCCCTGGCCCAGAGCCTGAGCCTGATGGCCCCGACCCTGGCCAACAAGCACGGCAGGCTGACCGCGCTCTTCGGCATCGCGGTGGAGGAGAAGCCCATTTTAAAGGGCGAGTTGGAGGACGGGGTCGTGCTGGTGCTCAAGTGCGAGGTCAGCCTGCTGGAGCCGCGCGACTACTGGCTGGACCGGAAGATCACCGAAGTCCATTTCCGCAGCCGCCTGAGCTTCGACTCGCTGACCAAGGAATTCGTCATGACCCTGCCCGGCCGGGAAAATCCCCTGCGCGACAAGGATCTGGGTAAAATCCTGGACCAGGGGTGGGGAACCATCGAAGCCACGATCGGCTCGTGGACGCTGCTCGACAAGGGCAAAAAATACTCCCTGCGCCTGCACACCTCCATGAACGAGGAAGACGCGCCCGAAGGGGTCATGCGTTTTCTCTATTTCTGGTCCTGGGACCCCGGTGCCGACAACTCCTTCCAACTGGATTTCACCTTTTAG
- a CDS encoding ATP-binding protein, producing MTPDPIRISSTSRSDERRHRREYVIALIFIVLIAGLTWAELKYLSGDYYLILNLLILNVVFLLAMLFYVARNAVRLVLERRRRVLGSKLRTRLVLAFISLSLIPTVLIYLVSVKFVQTSVDYWFKGQVEESMEQALELGRAFYGSAQDRLERRGAVMIKDIIDSKFAWGGKGMDNYLNRKFDEYDLSLVGVITPEGNEQNTHATGQWSQAWPEIKEKIDWQSLRADPRSWTTIIPKPGSDLVLGVTPVDEGKTGYLVLGETVGQGLLHRLDQIVRGLDEYKKLKTRKYPWKMNLYLTLGVMALLIILGAIWFGFRLAKELSAPVQALAAGTERIGRGDLSVRLEDRSDDELGFLVQSFNRMAEDLEQSQHSVQQANERLAQQNQELERRGQYIEAVLNNITSGVISMDAEGRIGTVNTAAESILGIPGEFLIGKVPYRFLSGDFASMVEEALTQLSTKPGGVWQRQLDLPVRGKLIKVLVNVVSLKNVGGRDAGHVAVFEDITELEKIQRLAAWREVARRIAHEIKNPLTPIKLSAQRLQRKYGGRIGENTFDECTGLIVNQVERLQNMVTEFSAYAKLPEVQPRPDQLAPLLEEVTAMFANTHRRIKWDLSLSTEIGEFPFDREGIRKVLINLFTNAAEALKDARDGEVQISATHDRDAGTVTISVADNGPGLPKDSSRMFEPYYTEKKGGTGLGLTIVRSIVSDHGGMVRAASNHPRGTVFIVELHDA from the coding sequence GTGACGCCCGACCCGATCCGCATCAGCTCCACCAGCCGCAGTGACGAACGGAGACACCGGCGCGAGTACGTCATCGCCCTGATATTCATCGTGCTCATCGCCGGGCTGACCTGGGCCGAGCTCAAATATCTCAGCGGCGACTACTACCTCATCCTCAACCTGCTCATCCTGAACGTGGTCTTCCTGCTGGCCATGCTCTTCTACGTCGCCCGCAACGCGGTGCGCCTGGTCCTGGAACGCCGCCGCCGGGTGCTCGGGTCCAAGCTGCGCACGCGGCTGGTCCTGGCCTTCATCTCGCTGTCGCTCATCCCCACGGTGCTCATCTACCTGGTCTCGGTGAAGTTCGTGCAGACCTCGGTGGACTACTGGTTCAAGGGCCAGGTGGAGGAATCCATGGAGCAGGCCCTGGAGCTCGGACGGGCCTTCTACGGTTCGGCCCAGGACCGCCTGGAACGGCGCGGCGCGGTCATGATCAAGGATATCATCGATTCCAAGTTCGCCTGGGGCGGCAAGGGAATGGACAACTACCTGAACAGGAAGTTCGACGAGTACGACCTCAGCCTGGTGGGCGTGATCACTCCCGAGGGCAACGAGCAGAACACCCACGCCACGGGCCAATGGAGCCAAGCCTGGCCCGAGATCAAGGAAAAGATCGACTGGCAGTCCCTGCGCGCCGACCCCCGCTCGTGGACGACCATCATCCCCAAGCCCGGCTCGGACCTCGTGCTCGGCGTGACTCCGGTCGATGAGGGCAAGACCGGCTACCTGGTGCTCGGCGAGACCGTGGGCCAGGGGCTGCTGCACCGCCTCGACCAGATCGTGCGCGGCCTCGACGAGTACAAAAAACTCAAGACGCGCAAATACCCGTGGAAGATGAACCTGTACCTGACCCTGGGGGTCATGGCCCTGCTCATCATCCTGGGGGCCATCTGGTTCGGGTTCCGGCTGGCCAAGGAGTTGTCCGCTCCGGTCCAGGCTCTGGCCGCGGGCACGGAGCGCATCGGACGCGGCGACCTGTCCGTGCGCCTGGAGGATCGCTCGGACGACGAACTCGGCTTCCTGGTCCAGTCCTTCAACCGCATGGCCGAAGATCTGGAGCAGAGCCAGCATTCCGTGCAGCAAGCCAACGAGCGCCTGGCCCAGCAGAACCAGGAGCTGGAGCGGCGCGGGCAGTACATCGAGGCCGTGCTCAACAACATCACCTCGGGCGTCATCTCCATGGACGCCGAGGGACGCATCGGCACGGTCAACACCGCCGCCGAGAGCATCCTGGGCATTCCCGGCGAATTTCTCATCGGCAAGGTCCCCTACCGCTTCCTGTCCGGCGACTTCGCGTCCATGGTCGAAGAAGCGCTGACCCAACTGTCCACCAAGCCCGGCGGGGTCTGGCAACGGCAGCTCGACCTGCCCGTGCGCGGCAAGCTCATCAAGGTGCTGGTCAACGTGGTTTCGCTCAAGAACGTGGGCGGCCGGGACGCGGGTCACGTGGCCGTGTTCGAAGACATCACCGAACTGGAGAAGATCCAGCGGCTGGCGGCCTGGCGCGAGGTGGCGCGGCGCATCGCCCACGAAATCAAGAACCCGCTCACGCCCATCAAGCTGTCCGCCCAACGGTTGCAACGCAAATACGGGGGGCGCATCGGCGAGAACACCTTCGACGAATGCACCGGCCTGATCGTCAACCAGGTGGAGCGGCTCCAGAACATGGTCACCGAGTTCTCGGCCTACGCCAAGCTGCCCGAGGTCCAGCCCAGGCCCGACCAGCTCGCTCCGCTGCTCGAAGAGGTCACGGCCATGTTCGCCAACACCCATCGCCGGATCAAGTGGGATCTCTCCCTCTCCACCGAGATCGGCGAGTTCCCCTTCGACCGCGAAGGCATCCGCAAGGTGCTCATCAACCTGTTCACCAACGCGGCCGAGGCGCTCAAGGACGCCCGGGACGGCGAGGTCCAGATCTCCGCCACCCACGACCGGGACGCGGGCACCGTGACCATCTCCGTGGCCGACAACGGCCCGGGCCTGCCCAAGGACTCCTCGCGCATGTTCGAGCCCTACTACACCGAGAAAAAAGGCGGCACCGGGCTGGGCCTGACCATCGTCCGGTCCATCGTCTCGGATCACGGCGGCATGGTCCGCGCCGCCTCCAACCATCCCCGAGGCACGGTCTTCATCGTCGAGCTGCACGACGCCTGA
- a CDS encoding TIGR01777 family oxidoreductase, producing MRAVIAGGTGFIGRELVRELREHGWEILILSRNPGKVATVFENGGVIGMPWNNGDWPDVLGPDTAIVNLAGENIAGGRWTRKRKRRILESRIRAGERILEAVKQVGTPPGILIQGSAVGFYGPCGTNPINEYAESGTGFLAEVARKWEASTAPLEKMGTRRCIIRTGMVLGNGGALARMLTPFRYYLGGHPGTGLQGVSWIHLKDEVRAIRFLMENPETSGPYNLCSPHPVNFQKFAHTLGTVLKRPYKAPVPPQALRLLFGEMADEVLLSGQLALPERLTNAGFSFQFPDLADALRDVLA from the coding sequence GTGCGTGCTGTAATCGCCGGAGGAACCGGCTTCATCGGCAGGGAATTGGTCAGGGAACTGCGGGAACACGGGTGGGAAATCCTCATCCTCTCGCGCAATCCCGGCAAGGTCGCCACCGTGTTCGAGAACGGGGGCGTCATCGGCATGCCCTGGAACAATGGCGACTGGCCCGACGTGCTCGGTCCGGATACCGCCATCGTCAACCTGGCCGGGGAAAACATCGCGGGCGGACGCTGGACCCGCAAACGCAAGCGGCGCATCCTGGAAAGCAGGATCCGGGCCGGGGAACGCATCCTGGAGGCCGTGAAGCAGGTCGGCACCCCCCCGGGCATACTCATCCAAGGTTCGGCCGTGGGTTTCTACGGCCCGTGCGGGACCAACCCTATCAACGAATACGCCGAGTCCGGCACCGGCTTTCTGGCCGAGGTCGCCCGGAAATGGGAAGCTTCCACCGCGCCCCTCGAAAAGATGGGCACCCGGCGCTGCATCATCCGCACCGGCATGGTCCTCGGCAACGGGGGCGCCCTGGCGCGCATGCTCACGCCCTTCAGGTACTACCTCGGCGGCCATCCCGGCACCGGACTCCAAGGCGTCTCCTGGATACACCTCAAGGACGAGGTCCGGGCCATCCGTTTTCTCATGGAGAACCCCGAGACCAGCGGCCCCTACAACCTCTGTTCGCCGCATCCGGTCAACTTCCAAAAATTCGCCCACACCCTCGGAACCGTCCTAAAGCGGCCCTACAAGGCTCCTGTCCCGCCCCAGGCCCTGCGGCTCCTCTTCGGCGAAATGGCCGACGAGGTCCTCCTCTCCGGCCAACTCGCCCTGCCCGAACGGCTCACCAATGCGGGCTTCTCCTTCCAGTTCCCGGACCTGGCCGACGCCCTGCGCGACGTGCTGGCATAG
- a CDS encoding DUF3343 domain-containing protein, with the protein MALGNLFKRKASGPRAKPRADRGLLVFEHTSEVIRAEKVLKASGREIRVMGPPPEIQKGCDLVVEFPLMEKLDILRTLDEAGIPPMESVPVTGPLLDPVNLFQVKDFGDHLMVRAANMKLTVEKKTRTIVNVSGGGCPDVPYIAARLIGRTLDEAPAPREIGHTLCGYALELAYEEMLRLCSS; encoded by the coding sequence TTGGCCCTGGGCAATCTGTTCAAAAGAAAGGCTTCCGGCCCGCGCGCCAAACCGCGCGCGGACCGGGGCCTGCTCGTTTTCGAGCACACCAGCGAGGTCATCCGGGCCGAAAAGGTGCTCAAGGCATCCGGCCGGGAGATCCGGGTCATGGGACCGCCCCCGGAGATCCAGAAAGGATGCGACCTTGTGGTCGAGTTTCCACTCATGGAAAAGCTCGACATCCTGCGCACCCTGGACGAGGCCGGGATTCCGCCCATGGAGAGCGTGCCGGTAACCGGGCCTCTGCTCGATCCGGTGAACCTCTTTCAGGTCAAAGATTTCGGTGACCACCTCATGGTCCGCGCGGCCAACATGAAGCTGACCGTGGAAAAGAAGACCCGGACCATCGTCAACGTGTCCGGCGGCGGCTGCCCGGACGTGCCCTACATCGCGGCCCGGCTCATCGGCCGCACCCTGGACGAGGCCCCCGCCCCCAGGGAGATCGGCCACACCCTGTGCGGCTACGCCCTGGAACTGGCCTATGAGGAGATGCTGCGGTTATGCTCGTCGTAG
- a CDS encoding DUF362 domain-containing protein, which translates to MASKVYFWNLRASSKAPFGKRMRSLLKAAQADRKISEGDLAAVKVHFGEEGVTGFLRPLWVKPILDFIAESGGKPFLTDASTLYVGQRGEAVSHSLCAARHGWDPLVLGAPVVIADGLRGEFETAVPVQGRHLDEVYIAGAVAEADFLVSVNHFKGHELAGYGGALKNLGMGAASKKGKMQQHFSTGPILNPDNCEACEACLRACKTGALFIDDTTGKIALNPEKCVGCGGCFVACRHGGLQVNWKVGVQDFLERMMEYVKGVLATKRTPCLHVNFVMDVVPDCDCVGFTDAPICPDIGVLVSFDPVAVDQASMDLVSAAQPLYPSQLPFGVVPGQNKFLAIHQHVPPDFGLGYAEELGLGTREYELVNM; encoded by the coding sequence ATGGCTTCAAAGGTCTATTTTTGGAATTTGCGGGCTTCGTCCAAGGCCCCGTTTGGCAAGAGGATGCGCAGTCTGCTCAAGGCCGCCCAGGCGGACAGGAAGATCAGTGAAGGCGATCTGGCCGCCGTCAAGGTTCACTTCGGCGAAGAGGGCGTGACCGGCTTCCTCCGCCCCCTGTGGGTCAAGCCGATTCTGGATTTCATCGCCGAGTCCGGGGGCAAGCCCTTTTTGACCGACGCCTCCACGTTGTACGTGGGCCAGCGCGGCGAGGCCGTGTCCCACTCCCTGTGCGCGGCCCGGCACGGATGGGATCCGCTCGTGCTCGGCGCCCCCGTGGTCATCGCCGACGGTCTACGCGGCGAGTTCGAGACCGCCGTGCCTGTCCAGGGCCGCCACCTCGACGAGGTCTACATCGCCGGAGCCGTGGCCGAGGCCGACTTCCTGGTTTCGGTCAATCATTTCAAGGGGCACGAACTGGCTGGCTACGGCGGCGCGCTCAAGAATCTCGGCATGGGCGCGGCCTCCAAGAAAGGGAAGATGCAGCAGCATTTCTCCACCGGCCCGATTCTCAATCCGGACAACTGCGAGGCCTGTGAGGCCTGCCTGCGCGCCTGCAAGACCGGTGCGCTGTTCATCGACGACACCACCGGCAAGATCGCCCTCAACCCGGAAAAATGTGTGGGCTGTGGCGGCTGTTTCGTGGCCTGCCGGCACGGCGGGCTTCAGGTCAACTGGAAGGTCGGCGTCCAGGACTTTCTTGAACGCATGATGGAATACGTCAAGGGCGTGCTGGCCACCAAGCGCACCCCCTGCCTGCACGTCAACTTCGTCATGGACGTGGTTCCGGACTGTGACTGTGTGGGCTTCACCGACGCCCCCATCTGCCCGGACATCGGCGTGCTCGTCAGCTTCGATCCGGTGGCCGTGGACCAGGCTTCCATGGACCTTGTCTCCGCTGCCCAGCCCCTCTATCCGAGCCAGCTTCCCTTCGGCGTGGTCCCGGGGCAAAACAAGTTCCTCGCCATCCACCAGCATGTCCCGCCGGACTTCGGCCTCGGTTATGCCGAGGAGCTTGGCCTGGGCACGCGGGAATACGAACTGGTCAACATGTAG
- a CDS encoding methyl-accepting chemotaxis protein — protein sequence MRFKDWGLRFKILVPTFAIVFILIATSTVIMTLKANDMAVNQAEDLSRDRARGYAFEVKQTMDMALTVTRALANMFEQGAVYPRVPDREFLDSVLISTLKRNSGLAGAWCAFPPNAFDGREDYYKDKYKGAYRNWYYRDGDNIATVLSGDGFESEVWFSDAMAASTDTLTEPYKWETDGKTFWLASTGHPVKKDGRNIGVVGVDFYLNDLEKIVLAIKPFGVGYAFLVTGQGAIVSHPEKEWVGKNLKEVLGERSDAILHSIQSGKPLSYEVTSPVDGAMSFVAYSPIKIGWADKYWALAVVTPMEVVRAQADSFAKVSSAIGVVTILILLAVLWFIARIITAPVAKSISLARSLADGDLTRDIDVHQKDEVGKLADALRHMAERLKGVIGNVSGATANVASGSEELSASSQNLASGANMQAASVEEVSASMEEMASNIRANAENAVETERIATDAARRAEESGQSVERAMTAMSDIAERISIIEEIARQTNLLALNAAIEAARAGEHGKGFAVVAAEVRRLAERSGVAAAEISDLSGSTVSLAKEASGQLDQLVPDIQRTAHLVQKIAAATAEQEAGVGQINDAVQQLDQVIQHNATASEEVASTSETLAGESAQLQEAIGFFRLGTTQAALPQPSKGTGTRRKGPDKKDDFERF from the coding sequence ATGCGATTTAAGGATTGGGGCCTGCGCTTCAAAATACTCGTACCGACTTTTGCCATCGTATTCATTCTGATAGCTACCAGCACGGTTATCATGACCCTGAAAGCCAACGATATGGCTGTGAACCAAGCCGAGGATCTGTCCCGCGACCGGGCCCGGGGCTACGCCTTCGAGGTCAAGCAGACCATGGACATGGCCCTGACCGTGACCCGGGCCCTGGCAAACATGTTTGAGCAAGGCGCGGTCTATCCCCGCGTGCCGGATCGCGAATTCCTGGACTCCGTGCTGATCAGCACGCTCAAGCGCAATTCCGGCCTGGCCGGAGCGTGGTGCGCCTTTCCGCCCAACGCCTTCGACGGCCGCGAAGACTACTACAAGGACAAATACAAGGGCGCCTACCGCAACTGGTATTACCGTGACGGCGACAACATCGCCACCGTCCTCTCCGGGGACGGATTCGAATCCGAGGTCTGGTTTTCCGACGCCATGGCGGCCAGTACCGATACCTTGACCGAACCGTACAAGTGGGAAACCGACGGCAAGACTTTCTGGCTGGCCTCCACCGGGCATCCGGTGAAGAAGGACGGCCGGAATATCGGCGTGGTCGGCGTGGACTTCTATCTCAACGACCTGGAAAAGATCGTCCTGGCCATCAAGCCCTTCGGTGTGGGGTATGCCTTCCTGGTCACCGGGCAGGGGGCTATCGTCTCCCACCCCGAGAAGGAATGGGTGGGCAAGAACCTCAAGGAGGTCCTGGGTGAGCGCAGCGACGCCATCCTCCACTCCATTCAGTCCGGCAAGCCCCTGTCGTATGAAGTGACTTCACCCGTGGACGGCGCCATGTCTTTTGTGGCCTATTCGCCCATCAAGATAGGCTGGGCCGACAAGTACTGGGCCCTGGCCGTGGTCACGCCCATGGAAGTCGTGCGCGCTCAGGCCGACTCCTTCGCCAAAGTCAGCTCGGCCATCGGCGTGGTCACCATCCTCATACTGCTGGCCGTCCTGTGGTTCATCGCGCGGATCATTACCGCCCCGGTGGCCAAGAGCATATCCCTGGCCCGCTCCCTGGCCGACGGCGATCTGACCCGCGACATCGACGTTCACCAGAAGGACGAGGTCGGCAAGTTGGCCGACGCCTTGCGACATATGGCCGAACGGCTCAAGGGAGTCATCGGCAACGTCTCGGGAGCCACGGCCAATGTGGCTTCGGGCAGCGAGGAACTGTCCGCCTCGTCCCAAAATCTGGCCTCCGGGGCGAATATGCAGGCGGCCAGCGTGGAAGAGGTTTCCGCCTCCATGGAGGAGATGGCTTCCAACATCCGGGCCAATGCGGAAAACGCGGTGGAGACCGAACGGATCGCCACCGATGCCGCCCGTCGGGCTGAAGAGAGCGGTCAGTCCGTTGAACGGGCCATGACCGCCATGAGCGACATCGCCGAACGCATCTCCATCATTGAGGAGATAGCCCGCCAGACCAACCTGCTGGCCCTGAACGCGGCCATCGAGGCGGCCCGCGCCGGGGAGCATGGCAAGGGCTTCGCCGTGGTCGCAGCCGAAGTGCGCAGACTGGCCGAGCGCAGCGGCGTCGCCGCCGCCGAGATCAGTGATCTGTCCGGTTCCACGGTCAGCCTGGCCAAGGAGGCCAGCGGTCAGCTCGACCAGCTGGTCCCGGATATTCAGCGAACCGCCCACCTGGTCCAGAAGATCGCGGCGGCCACCGCCGAACAGGAGGCGGGAGTGGGCCAGATCAACGACGCCGTCCAGCAGCTCGACCAGGTCATCCAGCATAACGCCACGGCCTCGGAAGAAGTGGCCTCCACCTCCGAAACCCTGGCCGGAGAGAGCGCTCAGCTGCAGGAGGCCATCGGGTTCTTCCGCTTGGGGACAACCCAGGCCGCGCTTCCGCAGCCGTCGAAGGGGACTGGCACAAGACGGAAGGGGCCGGATAAGAAAGACGACTTCGAACGATTCTAG
- a CDS encoding NAD(P)H-hydrate dehydratase: protein MLVVVGTVPDPAVPVLDAPVETTRGDLVVDGRALPPDRGTPALLAAAAATCAFLGLPAPHALLVGDEGLGHGSRELYRHLTEVLPGRACSVLAFHYLQPDVDWHNRVLMAAQAMAGPPELIADAGFMYAAKMSGFAGEYALFTPDAGELAFLADEAAPHPFYTRGFILQDENRVPELIERAYRNENAARCLLVKGRIDRIADRTGVLAEVAAPSVEAMEAMGGTGDTVTGMACALMASGLPAPRAAHLAAQANRYAGEAAAPTPASQIGELVPHIPQALERAMRELP, encoded by the coding sequence ATGCTCGTCGTAGTCGGAACCGTCCCCGACCCGGCCGTTCCGGTCCTCGACGCGCCCGTGGAAACAACCCGGGGCGACCTTGTGGTAGACGGCCGCGCCCTGCCCCCGGACCGGGGCACCCCGGCCCTGCTGGCCGCGGCGGCCGCGACCTGCGCTTTTCTCGGCCTGCCCGCGCCCCACGCCCTGCTGGTCGGGGACGAGGGACTCGGCCACGGCAGCCGCGAACTGTACCGCCATCTGACCGAAGTCCTGCCCGGACGCGCCTGCTCGGTCCTGGCCTTCCACTATCTCCAGCCCGACGTGGACTGGCACAACCGCGTGCTCATGGCCGCCCAGGCCATGGCCGGACCGCCCGAGCTCATCGCGGACGCCGGGTTCATGTACGCGGCCAAGATGAGCGGATTCGCCGGGGAATACGCCCTGTTCACGCCCGACGCGGGAGAACTGGCCTTCCTGGCGGACGAAGCCGCACCACACCCCTTCTACACGCGCGGGTTCATTCTCCAGGACGAAAACCGCGTGCCCGAGCTCATCGAGCGCGCCTACCGCAACGAGAATGCGGCCCGCTGCCTGCTGGTCAAGGGACGCATCGACCGCATCGCCGACCGCACCGGGGTCCTGGCCGAGGTCGCCGCCCCGTCCGTGGAGGCCATGGAGGCCATGGGCGGCACGGGCGACACGGTCACGGGCATGGCCTGCGCCCTGATGGCCTCCGGACTGCCCGCGCCCCGGGCCGCGCATCTGGCGGCCCAGGCCAACCGCTACGCAGGCGAGGCCGCCGCTCCAACCCCGGCCTCGCAGATCGGCGAACTGGTCCCGCACATCCCGCAGGCGCTGGAACGGGCCATGAGGGAACTCCCGTGA